From Paraburkholderia sabiae, a single genomic window includes:
- the mreB gene encoding rod shape-determining protein, with translation MARSNAQSSLFGRLFRQSVAVDLGTANTLIYTDDGGIVLNEPSVVCFDKQESAAGRKVVALVGSEAKQMIGRAPCNLEPVRPMRHGVIANFPAAEHMIRQFVDMASPRPFFARRAAFTICVPSGATQVERRAIREAAAAAGAWKVNLIDESLASAVGAGLPVSSATGSMVVDIGGGTTEIGVIALGGTAYSGSIRVGGDQFDAAIIKHVRNNFGVLLGEQTAELVKKTIGSALAVVPPDTMRATGRGVDDGLPRTVEVSTQDVVDAIAAPLRQVLAAVKTALESAPPELVTDIADAGIVLTGGGALLGNMARYFSNELGLEVRVADEPLTCAVRGAGAAASAGLLEMSAYD, from the coding sequence TGGACGCCTGTTCCGCCAGTCCGTGGCGGTCGATCTCGGCACGGCCAACACGCTGATCTACACCGACGACGGCGGCATCGTGCTCAACGAGCCGTCCGTGGTGTGCTTCGACAAGCAGGAATCGGCGGCGGGGCGCAAGGTCGTCGCGCTGGTCGGCAGCGAGGCCAAGCAGATGATCGGCCGCGCGCCGTGCAACCTCGAACCCGTGCGGCCGATGCGTCACGGCGTGATCGCCAACTTCCCCGCAGCCGAGCACATGATCCGGCAATTCGTCGATATGGCGAGTCCGCGTCCGTTCTTCGCGCGCCGCGCCGCGTTCACGATCTGCGTGCCGTCGGGCGCGACCCAGGTCGAGCGCCGCGCGATCCGCGAGGCGGCGGCAGCGGCAGGCGCGTGGAAGGTGAACCTGATCGACGAATCGCTTGCCTCAGCGGTCGGCGCGGGCTTGCCGGTGTCGTCGGCGACGGGCTCGATGGTCGTCGACATCGGCGGCGGCACGACGGAAATCGGCGTGATCGCGCTGGGCGGCACGGCGTACAGCGGCTCGATCCGCGTCGGCGGCGACCAGTTCGATGCCGCGATCATCAAGCACGTGCGCAACAACTTCGGCGTGCTGCTAGGCGAGCAGACGGCGGAACTCGTGAAGAAAACGATCGGCTCGGCGCTCGCCGTCGTGCCGCCCGACACGATGCGTGCAACGGGACGCGGCGTCGACGACGGCTTGCCGCGTACGGTCGAAGTGTCGACGCAGGATGTCGTCGATGCGATCGCCGCGCCGCTGCGCCAGGTGCTCGCCGCCGTGAAGACGGCGCTGGAAAGCGCACCGCCCGAACTCGTGACGGATATCGCCGACGCGGGCATCGTGCTGACGGGCGGCGGCGCGCTGCTCGGCAATATGGCGCGCTATTTCAGCAACGAACTGGGCCTCGAGGTGCGCGTCGCCGACGAACCACTGACCTGCGCCGTGCGCGGCGCCGGCGCGGCAGCGAGCGCAGGCCTGCTGGAAATGTCGGCGTACGACTGA
- a CDS encoding tetratricopeptide repeat protein, giving the protein MRELQSMLGVSRRIISGLVDAGFVTPSRGPRNALRFTFQDVVLLRTALQLRASNIPPRRIIQALKRLRAELPDELPLSGIRVTAVGNDIAVRTGPAQWDAITGQQLLDFEIAEIKGDVVFLESAPKPENAARQAEDWYDLGGQLMKSDVKGAEQAYRNAIELAKEPFYAAYVDLGALLCETEARCDDALRVFDDALDHFPDDAVLHFNRAVALEGLDRLDEAERSYERCLALDPSYADAHHNLAILLENLGDKQGLLRHLNAYRRLTT; this is encoded by the coding sequence ATGCGCGAATTGCAATCGATGCTCGGCGTCTCGCGGCGCATCATTTCCGGACTCGTCGATGCCGGCTTCGTCACGCCGTCGCGCGGGCCGCGCAATGCGCTGCGGTTCACGTTTCAGGACGTCGTGTTGCTCAGAACGGCGCTGCAATTGCGCGCGTCGAACATTCCGCCGCGCCGGATCATCCAGGCATTGAAGCGGCTGCGCGCCGAACTGCCCGACGAGTTGCCGCTGTCGGGCATCCGCGTGACGGCCGTCGGCAACGATATCGCGGTGAGAACGGGGCCCGCGCAGTGGGACGCGATCACCGGGCAGCAATTGCTCGACTTCGAAATCGCCGAAATCAAGGGGGACGTGGTGTTCCTCGAATCGGCGCCGAAGCCGGAAAACGCCGCGCGCCAGGCCGAAGACTGGTACGACCTGGGCGGGCAGCTGATGAAATCGGACGTGAAGGGCGCGGAGCAGGCGTACCGGAACGCGATCGAGCTGGCGAAGGAACCGTTTTACGCCGCCTATGTCGATCTCGGGGCGCTGCTGTGCGAAACGGAAGCGCGCTGTGACGACGCGCTGCGCGTGTTCGATGATGCGCTGGATCATTTCCCCGACGACGCCGTGCTGCATTTCAATCGCGCGGTCGCGCTGGAAGGGCTCGACCGGCTCGACGAAGCGGAACGCAGTTACGAGCGCTGTCTTGCGCTTGATCCGTCGTATGCCGATGCGCATCACAATCTCGCGATCCTGCTCGAAAATCTCGGCGACAAGCAAGGCCTGTTGCGCCATCTGAACGCCTATCGGCGGCTGACTACCTGA
- a CDS encoding alpha/beta fold hydrolase, with product MPYVEQGDGELLLFVHGSLCDYRYWEPQLAGLSKRYRCVAVSLTHYWPVTDTPDAFPFSWSDHADEVAQFIELYGAGPAHVVGHSRGGCVAYHFARRHGQHVKTLTLADPGGPLQIAGRAPASLPETVNALRARAAQLIEEGEVDAGLQLFVDSVSRPGFWSKSTPGFRRMATDNAHTLARQFRDPLPAYTPESASDVKCPVLLIDGEKSPLMFRRAAETLSTWLPDARRETVMGASHGMNLAHPAAFNRFVDAFIQGTR from the coding sequence ATGCCGTATGTCGAACAGGGCGACGGCGAACTGCTGCTCTTCGTGCATGGTTCGCTGTGCGATTACCGCTACTGGGAGCCGCAACTCGCGGGTCTGTCGAAGCGTTATCGCTGTGTTGCCGTGAGTCTCACGCACTATTGGCCCGTCACGGATACGCCCGATGCGTTTCCGTTCAGCTGGAGCGATCACGCGGATGAAGTCGCGCAGTTCATCGAACTGTATGGCGCGGGACCGGCGCATGTCGTCGGTCATTCGCGGGGCGGCTGCGTCGCGTATCACTTCGCGCGACGTCATGGGCAGCATGTGAAGACGCTGACGCTCGCCGATCCGGGCGGGCCGTTGCAGATCGCGGGCCGTGCGCCCGCGAGTTTGCCGGAGACGGTGAACGCACTGCGTGCACGCGCGGCGCAACTGATCGAAGAAGGAGAGGTCGACGCGGGCTTGCAGCTATTCGTCGATTCCGTGAGCCGCCCGGGTTTCTGGTCGAAGAGCACGCCGGGTTTCCGGCGCATGGCCACCGACAACGCACACACCCTCGCGCGTCAGTTCCGCGATCCGTTGCCCGCTTACACGCCTGAAAGCGCGTCGGACGTGAAGTGCCCTGTGCTGCTGATCGACGGCGAGAAGAGTCCGTTGATGTTCCGGCGCGCGGCCGAAACGCTCTCGACCTGGCTGCCGGATGCGCGCCGCGAAACGGTGATGGGCGCATCGCACGGAATGAATCTCGCGCATCCCGCCGCCTTCAACCGTTTCGTCGACGCGTTCATTCAAGGTACGCGTTGA
- the gltA gene encoding citrate synthase — MNVSTTKATLSFSDSDEKIELPVYKGSLGPDVIDIRKLYGQTGKFTYDPGFMSTASCNSEITYIDGDKGELLYRGYPIDNLAQNADFLETCYLLLKGELPNAQQKKEFEDTVTKHTMVHEQMHFFFRGFRRDAHPMAILVAAVGALSAFYHDSLDISNPLHRDVSAIRMIAKLPTLVAMAYKYSIGQPFVYPRNDLSYSANFMHMMFSNPAEEYKVNDVLVRALDRILILHADHEQNASTSTVRLAGSSGANPFACIAAGIACLWGPAHGGANEAALNMLEEIGSVDNIPKFIEQVKDKNSGVKLMGFGHRVYKNYDPRAKLMRETCHEVLNELGLHDDPLFKLAMALEKIALEDEYFVSRKLYPNVDFYSGIVQRALGIPTAMFTCIFALARTVGWIAQWNEMIADPEQKIGRPRQLFVGETPREAKPIAKR, encoded by the coding sequence ATGAACGTATCAACGACCAAAGCCACGCTGTCGTTTTCCGATAGCGACGAGAAGATCGAACTACCCGTTTATAAAGGATCGTTGGGTCCGGATGTAATCGACATTCGCAAGCTGTACGGGCAAACGGGCAAGTTCACTTACGATCCGGGCTTCATGTCGACGGCGTCGTGCAACTCGGAAATCACGTATATCGACGGCGATAAGGGCGAACTGCTGTATCGCGGCTATCCCATCGATAACCTCGCGCAAAACGCGGACTTTCTCGAAACGTGCTACCTGCTGCTGAAAGGCGAGCTGCCGAACGCGCAGCAGAAGAAAGAATTCGAAGACACCGTCACGAAGCACACGATGGTGCACGAGCAGATGCATTTCTTCTTCCGTGGCTTCCGTCGCGATGCACACCCGATGGCGATTCTCGTCGCGGCAGTCGGTGCATTGTCGGCGTTCTATCACGACTCGCTCGACATCAGTAACCCGCTGCATCGCGATGTCTCCGCGATCCGCATGATCGCGAAGCTGCCCACGCTGGTCGCGATGGCGTACAAGTATTCGATCGGCCAGCCATTCGTGTATCCGCGTAACGACCTGTCGTACAGCGCGAACTTCATGCACATGATGTTCTCGAACCCGGCCGAAGAGTACAAGGTCAACGACGTGCTGGTTCGCGCGCTCGATCGCATCCTGATCCTGCACGCCGACCATGAGCAGAACGCATCGACGTCGACGGTGCGTCTGGCCGGTTCGTCGGGCGCGAATCCGTTCGCATGTATCGCTGCCGGTATTGCATGTCTGTGGGGCCCGGCGCACGGCGGCGCAAATGAAGCCGCGCTGAACATGCTGGAAGAAATCGGCTCGGTCGATAACATTCCGAAGTTCATCGAGCAGGTGAAGGACAAGAACTCGGGCGTGAAGCTGATGGGCTTCGGCCATCGCGTCTACAAGAACTACGATCCGCGTGCGAAGCTGATGCGCGAAACCTGCCATGAAGTGCTGAACGAACTGGGCCTGCATGACGACCCGCTGTTCAAGCTCGCGATGGCACTGGAAAAGATCGCGCTGGAAGACGAATACTTCGTGTCGCGCAAGCTATATCCGAACGTCGACTTCTATTCGGGCATCGTGCAACGCGCGCTCGGCATTCCGACCGCGATGTTCACGTGTATCTTCGCGCTCGCGCGCACGGTCGGCTGGATTGCGCAATGGAACGAAATGATCGCCGACCCTGAACAGAAGATCGGCCGTCCGCGTCAGCTGTTCGTCGGCGAAACGCCGCGTGAAGCGAAGCCGATCGCGAAGCGCTAA
- a CDS encoding amylo-alpha-1,6-glucosidase: MQDPEALGGLSHQGGVDYRGEESDGAFIAPENMNVASATQHVLKSGGTFIVNDPLGDVTGRDDGLFVNDTRVLSQLRLTFGGRAPSLLSGSVGSDNTSFTAHLTNRPLPPLGGDSTPEGVIHVERVRVLSGTVMNEAIELTNYGTTDAVVPLSISFASDFRDMFEVRGLKRAKQGTVETPRVHKNEVLLGYVGLDDVARHVRVAFSPMPDKLLADRADYSVKLPAQACVSIYLSVAVEVAAHKGTPEVDVPQSTRTVTELHVSQIDAARPRVGRSAVRAALVDAHLVMRERRRASARVRSSNPLFNAWIDRSQADLNLLTTDLATGPYPYAGIPWFSTPFGRDAVITSLQMLWLQPGLARGVLRFLAEHQAKEDSAFRDAAVGKIMHEMRRSEMAATGEVPFALYYGGVDTTPLFIVLAGAYVARTGDTQLVDELWPALELAAKWVAGVCDRNVYGLLDYQRASDGGLANQGWKDSHDSVFHADGRFPEGPIALVEVQAYASAAFDTMAQFAMLRGQSDDAVRYTQRATAIRACVEDKYWMDDSSFYGIALDGKGDLCRVLASNAGHLLAFGLPSRERGEAVARALESTLFHTGWGVRTLAAGQPRFNPMAYHNGSVWPHDNALCARGLARYGAKAAAVRLLQALFQAAVNFDMRLPELFCGFPRRRGEQPTAYPVACLPQAWAAGSPFMMLEACLGITIDAQRREVLIEQPMLPDGIDWIEIGDLRVGDASVSITFRRVAGKVVASAEQGDVRVIALL; this comes from the coding sequence ATGCAGGATCCAGAAGCACTCGGCGGGCTGTCCCATCAGGGCGGCGTGGACTATCGCGGCGAGGAGAGCGACGGCGCATTCATCGCGCCGGAAAACATGAACGTCGCGAGCGCGACCCAGCATGTGCTGAAATCGGGCGGCACGTTCATCGTCAACGATCCCCTGGGCGACGTCACGGGCCGCGACGACGGCCTGTTCGTCAACGATACCCGCGTGCTGTCCCAGCTGCGCCTGACGTTCGGCGGCCGCGCGCCGTCGCTGCTGTCGGGCAGCGTCGGCAGCGACAACACCTCATTCACCGCGCATCTGACCAACCGCCCGCTGCCGCCTCTCGGCGGCGACAGCACCCCGGAAGGCGTGATTCACGTCGAACGCGTGCGCGTGCTGTCGGGCACGGTGATGAACGAAGCGATCGAGCTGACCAACTACGGCACGACGGACGCCGTGGTGCCGCTGTCGATCTCCTTTGCCAGCGACTTCCGCGACATGTTCGAAGTGCGCGGCCTCAAACGCGCGAAGCAGGGCACGGTCGAAACGCCGCGCGTGCACAAGAACGAAGTGCTGCTCGGCTACGTCGGCCTCGACGACGTGGCGCGCCACGTGCGCGTCGCATTCTCGCCGATGCCCGACAAGCTGCTGGCGGACCGCGCCGACTATTCGGTGAAGCTGCCGGCGCAGGCGTGCGTGTCGATCTATCTGTCGGTGGCAGTAGAGGTCGCGGCGCACAAGGGCACGCCCGAGGTCGACGTGCCGCAATCCACCCGTACCGTCACCGAGTTGCACGTGTCGCAGATCGACGCGGCGCGCCCGCGCGTGGGACGCTCGGCCGTGCGTGCGGCGCTCGTCGATGCGCACCTGGTGATGCGCGAGCGGCGCCGCGCGTCGGCGCGCGTGCGCTCGAGCAATCCGCTGTTCAACGCGTGGATCGACCGCTCGCAAGCCGACCTGAATCTGCTGACCACCGATCTCGCCACCGGCCCGTATCCGTATGCGGGCATTCCGTGGTTCTCGACGCCGTTCGGGCGCGATGCCGTGATCACGTCGCTGCAGATGCTGTGGCTGCAGCCGGGTCTCGCGCGCGGCGTGCTGCGTTTTCTGGCCGAGCATCAGGCGAAGGAAGATTCGGCGTTCCGCGACGCCGCCGTCGGCAAGATCATGCACGAGATGCGCCGCAGCGAAATGGCGGCGACGGGCGAGGTGCCGTTCGCGCTGTATTACGGCGGGGTCGACACGACGCCGCTCTTCATCGTGCTGGCGGGCGCCTACGTGGCGCGCACGGGCGACACGCAACTGGTCGACGAACTGTGGCCCGCGCTCGAACTCGCGGCGAAGTGGGTCGCGGGCGTGTGTGACCGCAATGTGTACGGTCTGCTCGATTATCAGCGCGCTTCCGACGGCGGTCTCGCGAACCAGGGCTGGAAGGACAGCCACGATTCCGTGTTCCATGCGGACGGCCGCTTTCCTGAAGGGCCGATTGCGCTTGTCGAAGTGCAGGCCTACGCGAGCGCCGCGTTCGACACGATGGCGCAGTTCGCGATGCTGCGCGGCCAGTCCGACGACGCGGTGCGCTACACGCAGCGCGCCACGGCAATCCGCGCATGCGTCGAAGACAAATACTGGATGGACGATTCGAGCTTCTATGGCATCGCGCTCGACGGCAAGGGCGACCTGTGCCGCGTGCTGGCGTCGAATGCGGGTCATCTGCTGGCGTTCGGGCTGCCGTCGCGCGAACGCGGGGAAGCCGTGGCGCGTGCGCTCGAATCGACGCTCTTCCACACGGGCTGGGGCGTACGGACGCTGGCGGCCGGCCAGCCGCGCTTCAATCCGATGGCGTATCACAACGGCTCGGTCTGGCCGCACGACAACGCGCTGTGCGCGCGCGGGCTCGCGCGCTACGGCGCGAAGGCGGCGGCCGTGCGGCTGCTGCAGGCGCTGTTCCAGGCGGCCGTCAACTTCGACATGCGTCTGCCGGAGCTTTTTTGCGGCTTTCCGCGGCGCCGCGGCGAACAGCCGACGGCTTACCCCGTCGCGTGTCTGCCGCAAGCCTGGGCGGCCGGCTCGCCGTTCATGATGCTGGAAGCATGTCTCGGCATCACGATCGACGCGCAACGGCGCGAAGTGCTGATCGAGCAACCGATGCTGCCGGACGGCATCGACTGGATCGAAATCGGCGATCTGCGCGTCGGCGACGCGTCGGTGTCGATCACGTTCCGGCGCGTGGCGGGCAAGGTCGTGGCGTCAGCGGAGCAGGGCGACGTGCGCGTGATCGCGCTGCTTTGA
- the ku gene encoding non-homologous end joining protein Ku, producing MAARSIASLSLSFGLVSIPVKLYSATESSSDVRFNMLAPDGSRVKQQYISESTGAVVERSSMKKGYEFEKDRFVVFTADELKALEESASHVVEIVAFIPEKSVDPVYYDKAYYIAPDRRGGKPYSLLQQALAESGRCALAKWASRGKTRIVQVRPSADGLVFQQLLFADEVRSLKDLNIEHVDVSASELKLAMQIIEQGTEDHYDPAAYEDEEKKRILAAIDRKIEGKQVISTERADAPAEGGEVIDLMEALRASLRGGAKAKPATAPKRKAAEPVAEVAEIAQAPRARKPAARAAKAPAEAPAKVRARK from the coding sequence ATGGCGGCACGCTCGATTGCATCGTTGTCCCTCTCGTTCGGCCTCGTTTCGATTCCCGTCAAGCTGTACTCCGCGACGGAAAGCTCGTCCGACGTGCGCTTCAACATGCTCGCGCCCGACGGTTCGCGCGTGAAGCAGCAGTACATATCCGAATCGACGGGCGCGGTCGTCGAGCGTTCGTCGATGAAGAAGGGCTACGAGTTCGAGAAGGACCGATTCGTCGTATTTACCGCCGACGAACTGAAAGCGCTGGAAGAAAGCGCGAGCCATGTCGTCGAGATCGTGGCCTTCATTCCCGAAAAATCGGTCGATCCCGTCTACTACGACAAGGCGTACTACATCGCGCCCGACCGCCGTGGCGGCAAGCCGTATAGCCTGCTGCAGCAGGCGCTCGCAGAAAGCGGCCGTTGCGCGCTGGCGAAGTGGGCGTCCAGGGGCAAGACGCGCATCGTGCAGGTGCGGCCTTCCGCCGACGGGCTGGTGTTCCAGCAACTGCTGTTCGCGGACGAAGTGCGCTCGCTGAAAGACCTGAATATCGAGCATGTCGACGTGTCGGCGTCGGAACTCAAGCTCGCGATGCAGATCATCGAGCAGGGCACGGAGGATCATTACGATCCCGCCGCCTACGAGGACGAAGAGAAGAAGCGCATCCTCGCGGCCATCGACCGGAAGATCGAAGGCAAGCAGGTGATCTCGACCGAGCGCGCCGACGCACCCGCTGAAGGCGGCGAAGTGATCGATCTGATGGAAGCATTGCGCGCGAGCCTGCGTGGCGGCGCAAAGGCCAAGCCTGCCACTGCGCCGAAGCGCAAGGCGGCCGAACCCGTCGCTGAGGTTGCGGAGATCGCGCAGGCGCCGCGTGCCCGCAAACCGGCGGCGCGTGCGGCCAAGGCGCCCGCCGAAGCGCCCGCGAAGGTCCGGGCGCGCAAGTGA
- a CDS encoding YukJ family protein — MAQQNVYVVFKGTLKLGVPFLDGYKGDPHYVIVADDANGGEFRIVTNVKSDSSLTGPAGYHVLYAWNQYFDHPMTADLAKLPAGLTQTGFPKLDYVHDSRLVDLSGMRPITLDTATEHNDINALVNGMLQLDMSAAPVDYLYPGKSGNDMRRGWKPTKSVTVYGFGFLFEPQHDGLHETHMNQGNPKPQKGSRVRDHSSENGTFQDGAVMVEVDGRFQALFVAFQTQLVPTDNRGWPIPGQSHPILG, encoded by the coding sequence TTGGCGCAACAGAACGTTTATGTCGTGTTCAAGGGCACGCTGAAACTCGGCGTGCCTTTTCTCGACGGCTACAAGGGCGATCCGCACTACGTGATCGTCGCCGACGACGCGAACGGCGGCGAGTTCCGCATCGTCACCAACGTGAAGTCCGACAGTTCGCTCACGGGCCCGGCGGGGTATCACGTGCTATATGCATGGAACCAGTATTTCGATCACCCCATGACGGCCGACCTCGCGAAGCTGCCCGCAGGGCTGACGCAGACCGGCTTTCCGAAGCTCGATTACGTGCATGATTCGCGCCTCGTCGATCTGTCGGGCATGCGTCCCATCACGCTCGATACCGCGACCGAGCACAACGACATCAACGCGCTCGTCAACGGGATGCTGCAGCTGGATATGTCGGCGGCGCCCGTCGATTATCTGTATCCCGGCAAGAGCGGCAACGATATGCGGCGCGGCTGGAAGCCGACGAAGAGCGTCACCGTGTACGGCTTCGGCTTCCTGTTCGAGCCGCAGCACGACGGCCTGCACGAAACGCATATGAATCAGGGCAACCCGAAGCCGCAGAAGGGCAGCCGCGTGCGGGATCATTCGTCGGAGAACGGCACGTTTCAGGACGGCGCGGTGATGGTCGAAGTGGATGGGCGCTTCCAGGCGCTGTTCGTCGCATTTCAGACCCAGCTTGTGCCGACGGACAACCGCGGCTGGCCGATTCCCGGCCAGTCTCATCCGATTTTGGGCTGA